The following nucleotide sequence is from Peptococcaceae bacterium 1198_IL3148.
ACTTGTTAAATAAACTAATTGCCTCTAAACAAGAGGTGGCATTGCATTATACCGATGGGCCTTCAGCAAAATATATTTACGGCTATATTACAGAGATTGATGAGAAAATGATGTTGATTAAAATTGTCTACAACCAGCGGGAATGTATATTCCCACTGTCGTCAGTGGTTAGAATAGAGCCGGTTTTAGATAATGTCGGTGGCATAAAGAAAAAATCATAACATACATATTATGAATAAACAGTTTATTATTGCATCGTCTTCTATAATTGACTTATAATAAAATGCGGAAAGGGGTTGAACAATTTGAGTAAACACATTAAAACACTAAATGCTAAGTCATTGGCTTCAACTGTTAAAGCTGGTGGTTGCGGTGAGTGCCAAACTTCCTGTCAATCTGCGTGTAAAACCTCATGCACTGTGGGCAATCAGGTTTGTGCTAAAGAGGCTAACTAGTTACATACCAGTGACAGAACTAACCCGATCCCTTACGGGATTGGGTTAAATTTTTTGTGTATAGACTGTTTTCCCTCGTGGTTGATATAAATTGGTTAGATATAACGTTTGAGGAGGTTTTTTAGTGCTACATAAATTTGAGTTTGATGGAACTAAACTGGTGCTGGATGTTCATAGCGGTGCGCTGCATCAGGTGGATGACTTGACCTGGGATTTATTAAATGACTTCGAGGTAACCCCAAAGGAAACCTTGTTAGCAAAATATAGTGATAAATATCATCCGGCAGAGGTGGCGGAGGTATTGGCGGAAATAGAGCAATTAAAGGCCCAGGGGTTGTTATTTAGCCCCGATCCTTTGGGAGGTAGCTATCACCCTCAAGAAGGGGTGGTGAAAGCGCTGTGCCTGCACATTGCCCACGATTGTAATTTGCGCTGTCGCTATTGCTTTGCCGGCCAAGGTCCCTTTGGTGGCGACCGCAGTTTAATGAGTGTGGAAACTGGAATTGCGGCCCTGGACTTTCTATTCCAGCAAAGTGTTGGCCGCAAACATGTGGAGGTGGACTTCTTTGGCGGCGAACCCCTGATGAACTTTGGGGTGGTTAAACAATTGGTGGAATACGGCCGCAACAAAGCCAAAGAATTGGGCAAAGAGGTTAAGTTTACCCTGACCACCAATGCAGTGCTGTTGGACGAAACGGTGCAGCAGTACCTGGTGGACAACCACATCAGCGTGGTGCTTAGCCTTGATGGTCGAGACTGCGTACATGATAAAATGCGACCAACGGCTGGCAATAATGGATCATACCAAAGGGTATTAAAAAATATCAAAGCCATGGTGGAAAAGAACCCTCCCGGCGGTTATTATGTGCGGGGAACCTTTACCCGACACAACCTAGACTTTAGCCAAGATGTGTTGCACATGATTGAGCAAGGTTTTGTGGATATTTCAGTGGAGCCGGTGGTGGCCAGCCCTGAGGATGACTATGCCTTTCGCCCCGAGGATTTGCCGATAATTAAGGAAGAATATGCCAACCTAACCAGGCATATTTTAAGTATGAAACAGCAAAACAAACCGGTCAATTTCTTTCACTTTAATATCGATCTCGATGGCGGCCCCTGTTTGGCCAAAAGATTATCCGGTTGCGGTGCCGGTCACGAATATATGGCGGTAACCCCAGATGGGTACCTTTATCCCTGCCACCAATTTGTTGGCCGTCCAGAATATAAAATCGGTCATGTTACCGATAAGCAATTAAATAAAGAAATCAGCAAAATGTTTAGAAATGCCCATATCTATAATAAACAGAGTTGCAGTGAATGCTGGGCCAAGTATCACTGCAGCGGGGGTTGCCATGCCAACGCCCAATCCTTTAATCACGATCTGCACAAACCCTATCAACTGGGCTGTGATTTAGCCAAAATTAGGCTTGAATGTGCCCTTTATTTAAAGGCTAAACTGGCTGATTAGACGTCAATGGCCAATAAACATCAAATTTAGCTAAAACAGGACAAATAGCCGCCAAAAGGCGGCTTTGCTTGTCCTATTAGTAATTTACCTGTCACATTCTCTGTGGTATAATGTTATTGCTTTGCCAACCTATTCCATTGCTACCGTATAAAAACAAAAAGTAAATAGAGAAAAGAAACTGAAAGGGGTTGTCATTTGTTTGTCTCAGAGCAATCCGACAGTAGAAAAAAATTTACCACCTTTTAGTCAACTGCCTTCTAAATGGCGTTTGGGTTTAATTTTGGGTTTAATATTGGGGCTAGTATTGTTGACCAATTATATGATTAAAGATTACCAAACCGCTTGTGCCGTTGAGGTTGACGGCCAAACCATTGCTGTGGTCAGCAGCGAGGGTCAGGCCAAAGCGGTGATCAAGGAATTAGTTAACCAACAGACTAAAAAATTAGATAAACCGGTGGAAGTCAAGCAAAAAATCCAGTATCAGCAGGTAAAAAAGGATAAAGATTCTATAATTGATAGCAAACAACTGCAAGAAAAGTTAAGTCCACTGCTGGTCTATCAATTTGATGGGGCAGCGGTGAAGGTGGATGGCAAAGTACAGTTTGTGTTCCAAGATAAAAAGCAAGCCGATCAATTCATCGACAAACTAAAAAAACAGTACCAAGTGGCCGATAATGCCAAGGTGAAGTTTGAAGAAAAAGTGGCAGTCACAGAAATGAAAGTTACCACCGATAAATTAACCACTGTTAATAAAGCACTGGCTAAGGTTAAAGAGGCTGGCACCATTCCCTATTACATAGTGAAGGAAGGCGATACCCTTTGGGATATTGCCACCAGTAACGACATATCTGTTGATGACTTGATTGCATTTAATCCGGATTTTAAACCGGAACTGATGCAAATTGGACAAAAGCTAAAGATGGCTGACAAACAACCACTGATTAATGTGGTGAGCACCTTTGAAAAGGTAGTTGAAGAAAAGGTACCGGCACCGGTTGAAGTTAGAAGAAACAGCACCATGTTACAGGGCAAGAGCAAAGTGGTGCAAACCGGTGAGCAAGGGTTAAAGGAAGTCAAGTACCAAGTGGTGGCTAAAAACGGCGAAGTGGATGATAAAATAATCATCGCTGAGAAGACACTGAAGGAACCGGTAACGGAAATTGTGGAAAAGGGCACCCGCACTTTGGTTGCCACCCGTAACTACGGTGGTGGCAGATTGGCTAAACCCGCCGGCGGCTCAATAACATCGCCCTTTGGCGGACGTTGGGGCAGAAGCCATGAAGGCATAGACTTAGGGGCCGCAAACGGCAGCGCAGCGGTGGCTGCCGAGGCTGGTACTGTGATCAGGGCCAGTTGGTATGCCGACTATGGCAATTGCGTGGATATATCCCATGGCAACGGCATGGTTACCCGCTATGCTCACCTTTCCAAAATCAGCGTTTCTGTTGGTCAAAGTGTCCAACGGGGACAGGTTATTGGCAATGTAGGTAACACCGGTCGCAGTACCGGCCCACACCTGCACTTTGAAGTGTTAATTAATGGACGACCACAAAACCCTGCAAACTACTTATAATATAAAACCTCTGCCACTGGGGCAGGGGTTTTTATTTTACCAGTAGAATTACCTTTATAACGATAATACCAGGTGCTATAATAATAATGTTGAAGATTATATTAGGAGGAGATATATTTGTTCTTTTTCGATCGTAAAAGACTAAAAAGACATGCACGGGTGATAGTTGTTATCCTTGTCATAGTATTATCAGTGGGTTTAATTATGAGCTCTATCCAATGGGCCAGCGCTCCGCTGCCGGCGGCTACGTCAAGTAACGACCAGCAAGTATCCCAAGAGGAAATGCAGAAGGCATTGAAGGAGCAAATTACTAAGCTGGAAAAAGAGGTAACGGAAAAGCCAAAGGATATTACATTGATGTCCCAGTTGGCCTATATATACCAGTTAAGTGGTGAAACCGAACAGGGCCTGAAGTTTTTCCAAGGGCAAATAGATACTTTGTCCGGGCTGAATAAAGAAAACCCTAAAGATGCCGATACTTT
It contains:
- a CDS encoding tetratricopeptide repeat protein; this translates as MFFFDRKRLKRHARVIVVILVIVLSVGLIMSSIQWASAPLPAATSSNDQQVSQEEMQKALKEQITKLEKEVTEKPKDITLMSQLAYIYQLSGETEQGLKFFQGQIDTLSGLNKENPKDADTLLALAICYDIVGNVDKATEHFNKVIEINPDNYDVRLMLTNVHFHNAKFDLAEEQVKYVVDKQPEDARAINMYAYVLAAKEDYQGAVAQIEKYIEMVGEEGQGVEQAKNDLAEWKKQIKK
- the scfA gene encoding six-cysteine ranthipeptide SCIFF, yielding MSKHIKTLNAKSLASTVKAGGCGECQTSCQSACKTSCTVGNQVCAKEAN
- a CDS encoding M23 family metallopeptidase → MIKDYQTACAVEVDGQTIAVVSSEGQAKAVIKELVNQQTKKLDKPVEVKQKIQYQQVKKDKDSIIDSKQLQEKLSPLLVYQFDGAAVKVDGKVQFVFQDKKQADQFIDKLKKQYQVADNAKVKFEEKVAVTEMKVTTDKLTTVNKALAKVKEAGTIPYYIVKEGDTLWDIATSNDISVDDLIAFNPDFKPELMQIGQKLKMADKQPLINVVSTFEKVVEEKVPAPVEVRRNSTMLQGKSKVVQTGEQGLKEVKYQVVAKNGEVDDKIIIAEKTLKEPVTEIVEKGTRTLVATRNYGGGRLAKPAGGSITSPFGGRWGRSHEGIDLGAANGSAAVAAEAGTVIRASWYADYGNCVDISHGNGMVTRYAHLSKISVSVGQSVQRGQVIGNVGNTGRSTGPHLHFEVLINGRPQNPANYL
- the scfB gene encoding thioether cross-link-forming SCIFF peptide maturase, coding for MLHKFEFDGTKLVLDVHSGALHQVDDLTWDLLNDFEVTPKETLLAKYSDKYHPAEVAEVLAEIEQLKAQGLLFSPDPLGGSYHPQEGVVKALCLHIAHDCNLRCRYCFAGQGPFGGDRSLMSVETGIAALDFLFQQSVGRKHVEVDFFGGEPLMNFGVVKQLVEYGRNKAKELGKEVKFTLTTNAVLLDETVQQYLVDNHISVVLSLDGRDCVHDKMRPTAGNNGSYQRVLKNIKAMVEKNPPGGYYVRGTFTRHNLDFSQDVLHMIEQGFVDISVEPVVASPEDDYAFRPEDLPIIKEEYANLTRHILSMKQQNKPVNFFHFNIDLDGGPCLAKRLSGCGAGHEYMAVTPDGYLYPCHQFVGRPEYKIGHVTDKQLNKEISKMFRNAHIYNKQSCSECWAKYHCSGGCHANAQSFNHDLHKPYQLGCDLAKIRLECALYLKAKLAD